One Bifidobacterium crudilactis genomic region harbors:
- a CDS encoding HNH endonuclease family protein, whose amino-acid sequence MGVRRGPRKTSLRFRASSPMERVLVLVVVAVIVGITIGVLLPALNDDVKTVTGGYTATGDAAQTLETLTVKNDDYRSTGYDRKLFGYRSTDTDGDGCDIREDILGRDLKEIRFSSSKPCQVQSGVLNDPYTGKTIYFLRGVQTSRDVQIDHVVALENAWRAGANTWPSAKRYEFGNDPYNLLAVDGDANSEKGSSSAAYWLPEQHGYRCAYVSRQIGVKAKYSLSVTTVEKKAMIAVLHSCPGQAVPKQ is encoded by the coding sequence ATGGGAGTACGGAGAGGTCCAAGGAAGACGTCGCTTCGCTTCCGCGCAAGCTCGCCGATGGAGCGTGTGCTGGTCTTGGTGGTTGTCGCGGTCATCGTGGGCATCACCATCGGGGTGCTGCTTCCGGCGCTCAACGATGATGTCAAGACGGTCACCGGCGGGTACACCGCGACAGGCGACGCGGCGCAGACCCTGGAGACGCTGACCGTGAAGAACGACGACTATCGGAGCACGGGATATGACCGCAAACTGTTCGGATATCGGAGCACCGACACGGACGGCGATGGCTGTGATATTCGTGAGGATATTCTCGGCAGGGATCTCAAGGAGATTAGATTTTCGAGCAGCAAACCCTGTCAGGTGCAATCAGGTGTGCTGAACGACCCGTATACCGGCAAGACCATCTATTTCCTCCGTGGTGTGCAGACCAGCAGGGACGTGCAGATCGACCATGTGGTGGCATTGGAGAACGCCTGGAGGGCCGGGGCGAATACCTGGCCGAGCGCCAAACGCTACGAGTTCGGCAATGACCCTTACAACCTTCTGGCCGTGGACGGAGATGCGAACTCGGAGAAGGGGAGCTCATCGGCCGCGTATTGGCTGCCCGAACAGCATGGTTATCGCTGCGCCTATGTGTCAAGGCAGATAGGAGTGAAGGCCAAGTACTCCTTGAGCGTGACGACAGTGGAGAAGAAAGCCATGATAGCCGTGCTGCACTCCTGCCCTGGTCAGGCCGTGCCGAAGCAGTAG
- a CDS encoding LacI family DNA-binding transcriptional regulator, whose amino-acid sequence MSGTTGGNGKKPSIFEVAKRAGVSHQTVSRVINHSPDVAAATRRKVQEAIRKLGYRPSSSARALASHRSRTIGLIAGNGRDPASITMLSAIEATARARGFFLSVTFIDEAGATRRDFDEACECLISQNVEACIILASTELLLEYACAVNISPPRVVVTATHGIGAAGKSALRRLSARNAAVVGIDQWSAIHEVAVAVHGMGHRSAWYLAGPSQWRDAATRLLAWERCSAEYSIDSRTIRAQTWSPMEAYARINHYLEAYGERGGNLPTVIVTGNDNQAIGVARALHEHSIRIPKDVSLVGFDDIPAADSLYPPLCTVRPHLTQLGRAAVQEALALLGVIIRPPAPRSHHGVDLIPATFVQRNSLGQTPRR is encoded by the coding sequence ATGAGCGGCACGACGGGTGGCAACGGCAAGAAGCCGTCGATATTCGAAGTGGCCAAACGTGCCGGTGTGTCGCATCAGACTGTTTCAAGGGTGATCAACCACTCTCCCGATGTGGCCGCAGCCACACGCAGGAAGGTTCAGGAGGCCATTCGCAAGCTGGGATATCGTCCGAGCAGCTCGGCCCGTGCACTTGCCTCGCATCGTTCCCGCACTATCGGTCTCATCGCGGGCAATGGTCGTGACCCCGCCTCGATCACCATGCTGTCTGCTATTGAGGCTACGGCGAGAGCGAGAGGATTTTTCCTCAGCGTCACTTTCATCGATGAGGCAGGTGCGACCCGACGCGATTTTGATGAGGCCTGCGAGTGTCTGATATCGCAGAATGTGGAGGCCTGCATTATTCTGGCATCCACCGAGCTGCTGCTTGAATATGCCTGTGCCGTCAATATCTCTCCGCCAAGAGTCGTGGTGACCGCCACCCACGGTATCGGTGCGGCGGGGAAAAGCGCATTGCGCAGGCTTTCCGCCAGGAATGCCGCGGTGGTCGGCATCGACCAGTGGTCAGCCATCCATGAGGTCGCCGTCGCGGTGCACGGGATGGGGCACCGAAGCGCGTGGTACCTCGCCGGCCCGTCCCAGTGGCGTGATGCCGCCACGCGATTGCTGGCCTGGGAACGCTGCAGCGCCGAATACTCCATTGATTCGAGAACCATCAGGGCTCAGACCTGGAGTCCTATGGAGGCCTACGCTCGTATCAATCATTATCTGGAAGCGTATGGCGAGCGGGGAGGGAATCTGCCGACCGTCATCGTCACCGGAAACGACAACCAGGCGATTGGTGTCGCCAGGGCTTTGCACGAGCACAGCATTCGTATTCCGAAGGACGTCAGTCTGGTGGGCTTCGATGATATTCCGGCGGCGGACAGTCTGTATCCTCCTCTGTGCACCGTGAGGCCGCATCTCACCCAACTCGGCAGAGCCGCAGTGCAAGAGGCCCTGGCCTTGCTTGGGGTGATCATACGTCCTCCCGCACCGCGCAGCCATCATGGCGTGGATCTGATTCCGGCGACCTTCGTGCAGCGCAATTCATTGGGGCAGACGCCAAGGCGCTGA
- a CDS encoding MDR family MFS transporter, translating into MVNGKLSHAALLSIAILTTITFVGNFTQLQLTSALPTIISDFHISVTTGQWLTSVFQLVMGVMVPLTAYFTKRFSTRQIVITSMVVFTLGSVISWLSDSFVLVLAGRTLEAVGTGVMWPVLQITVFSIYPLAKRGMAMGTVGIAMSVAPAIGPTLGGWQTDFSGWRSIFLLLAVLGVLCLLASIFGLRNFSETDANTNTDFFSVALSIFGFGGLMFGFTNIESYSILSPVTWLPMVIGLIGIIWFVFRQFHKSNPLLNLDVLKNTRFTIGTICAALSFFAFSSIMVIMPLYIQTDRGFSATMSGLIMLPGAFGMAIAQFFGGRALDRFGARPVAITGSWLLLLGTIGMSLVSMDTWIWWISICQFLRQVGMGFVLMPITTWSLNCLEPKDLSAGSAVTNTVRQIAGAVGAPVLVILLEVFTTMRRDSLGQAEDAQVMASVFGVQWALRVSAVICLIMALLIYFGVKGDGAGSGRDMTRRALRRMHIVHAPSMHIPSVHMPSMHLH; encoded by the coding sequence ATGGTCAACGGAAAACTTTCACATGCCGCCTTGCTGTCCATAGCGATTCTCACCACGATTACCTTCGTGGGCAACTTCACCCAGTTGCAGCTGACCAGCGCACTGCCGACGATCATCTCGGATTTCCACATATCGGTCACCACCGGGCAATGGCTGACCTCGGTGTTTCAGCTGGTGATGGGCGTCATGGTCCCGCTCACCGCATACTTCACCAAACGCTTCTCGACCAGGCAGATTGTGATCACCTCGATGGTGGTGTTCACTCTGGGGTCCGTCATCAGCTGGTTGTCCGATTCCTTCGTGCTCGTGCTCGCCGGGCGCACGCTCGAAGCGGTCGGCACAGGCGTGATGTGGCCGGTGCTGCAAATTACCGTATTCTCCATCTACCCTCTTGCCAAACGCGGAATGGCAATGGGTACGGTCGGAATCGCCATGAGCGTGGCCCCGGCCATAGGACCGACGCTGGGTGGTTGGCAGACCGATTTCTCCGGTTGGCGTTCCATCTTCCTGCTGCTCGCCGTTCTGGGCGTGCTCTGCCTGCTGGCCTCGATTTTCGGCCTGCGCAATTTCAGCGAAACCGATGCCAACACCAACACCGATTTCTTCTCCGTCGCACTCTCCATCTTCGGTTTCGGCGGACTGATGTTCGGTTTCACGAATATCGAGAGCTACTCCATATTGAGCCCCGTAACCTGGCTGCCGATGGTCATTGGTCTGATAGGCATCATCTGGTTCGTCTTCCGCCAGTTTCACAAGAGCAATCCGCTGCTGAATCTCGATGTGCTGAAAAACACCCGCTTCACCATCGGTACGATATGCGCGGCCCTCTCCTTCTTTGCCTTCAGCTCGATTATGGTCATCATGCCCTTGTACATCCAGACGGATCGCGGCTTCTCGGCGACGATGAGCGGCCTGATCATGCTCCCTGGTGCCTTCGGTATGGCCATCGCACAGTTCTTTGGCGGCAGGGCTCTGGACCGTTTCGGTGCACGGCCCGTCGCCATCACGGGAAGCTGGCTCCTGCTGCTGGGAACTATCGGCATGAGTCTGGTGAGCATGGACACCTGGATATGGTGGATTTCGATATGCCAATTCCTGCGTCAGGTCGGCATGGGCTTCGTGCTGATGCCCATCACGACATGGTCGCTCAACTGTCTTGAGCCTAAGGACCTGTCCGCAGGTTCGGCGGTGACCAACACGGTACGTCAGATAGCCGGGGCCGTCGGTGCGCCCGTTCTGGTGATACTCCTCGAAGTGTTCACCACCATGCGACGCGACAGTCTGGGTCAGGCTGAAGACGCGCAGGTCATGGCAAGCGTGTTCGGCGTGCAGTGGGCCCTGCGTGTTTCCGCCGTAATCTGTCTGATCATGGCCTTGCTCATATACTTCGGGGTGAAGGGCGACGGTGCAGGCAGCGGCAGGGATATGACACGACGGGCATTGCGTCGCATGCATATCGTGCATGCACCCTCCATGCACATTCCCTCGGTGCATATGCCCTCCATGCATCTGCACTGA